The window CGTTGTTGTGACCCGGGACCGCGCCGCGGACCATGATCAGGTTGTTCGCGGCGTCCACGCGGACGACCTTCAGGTTCCGGATCGTGACCCGGGTGTTCCCGTACTGGCCGGCCCTCTTGAGACCCTTCTTCGGCCGACCGCTACCCCGGTTGCTCGCGAGGGACGAGGTCGACCCGGCTTGCCGGTGGACCTTCTTGGCACCGTGGGCGGCGGGGAGGCCGTCGAAGTTGTGCCGCTTCATGACCCCCTGGTAGCCGCGGCCCTTCGAGGTGCCGATCACGTCGACGGCCTTCACGGTGTCCGGGAAGACGTCCGCCACGCCGAGCTTTTGCCCGATGGTCACGCTCGTGGCGTCGACCCGAAACTCACGCACGACCCGCTGCGGTTCGCAGTCCGCCTTGGCCGGGAGCTGGACGCCGGCCTTGAGCCGCGATTCCTTGCGCTTGGACTCCAGGCTCGTGGCGACGTGACCGCGCTCGGCGCGGGTGGCGTTCTTCCGCGGCTTGTCCTGGAAGCCGAGCTGGACGGCCGCGTACCCGTCCTTGTCCTTCGTGCGGATTTGCAGGACCGGACACGGCCCGACCTGGATGACCGTCACCGGCTCGATCGACCCGTCGGCGTTGAACACCTGGGTCATCCCGACTTTGTACCCGATTAGCCCAAGAGACATCAGGAACCTCGCGTGCAAGCGGTTCGTGCGGGGAAGCGCCGTCACTCAACACCGGCGGGCGATTGCCACAGCACGGTCGGACCTGGCGCGTTAAGAGAAGCTATTAATCTAGCGGCAGCGAACCCGCCGTCCAGACCGCAAAGTGATCCCGAACGAAAGCCAAGTATGACCACCATAAAGAGGCACAAAAAAGCACAATGATTATGAGAACCGAAACAGCCTGGCAATCGTTTTCGACGTCGCGTCTGATTTTTG is drawn from Fimbriiglobus ruber and contains these coding sequences:
- the rplC gene encoding 50S ribosomal protein L3; the protein is MSLGLIGYKVGMTQVFNADGSIEPVTVIQVGPCPVLQIRTKDKDGYAAVQLGFQDKPRKNATRAERGHVATSLESKRKESRLKAGVQLPAKADCEPQRVVREFRVDATSVTIGQKLGVADVFPDTVKAVDVIGTSKGRGYQGVMKRHNFDGLPAAHGAKKVHRQAGSTSSLASNRGSGRPKKGLKRAGQYGNTRVTIRNLKVVRVDAANNLIMVRGAVPGHNNAVVMVRPTNVYGSVHGKVAPEAPTKTKVVIQKGKK